In Salarias fasciatus chromosome 13, fSalaFa1.1, whole genome shotgun sequence, the sequence TATCTGAACCACAGGAGTTCAGGCAGAGAGACTGGGATATCTGCATCGCGACTCCCCAAACATCTGCACAAACCCTTGGAGGGAAAGCAACAGAAATCCACTGAGAACACCTCCATCAACCGAGTATCCCTGCTTTACACTGACGAGGGGAACAGCAAACCAGAGCCAAGTTAATACAGCGTGAAAAGCAGGTGACGCCCCAAACAGTTCAACAGTCCGTCACAGGACGAGTAAAGAATGACAGTCTCACCATTTAATATACCGGGCATGCTTCTccttgcctctctctctcacactgaaTAGAAATGTTGGGAACcttttttctgttgctgtgaTATTTCTCAGAGTGCATAAAATCTGTAAACAAACCAATGAAGCAAGAGTGTAAGAAAATATCTTCACTGGACGGAATTCATTGTAAACAAAGGAAGTTGTGCTTTTATGCAGGGAAACTACAATCAGACCATCCAATGACTATAATTATATTTGTTGTCAAGTATTATTgagatttttctattttttgtatAGTTGTTGAATGCATGTGACCCAATAGTGAATTCTATCTGCAATTGGATGAATTTAATGCTGAAATAATAGGCATTTATTATAGGTGCAAAGACttgtttaacatttttttgcaaaataaaatttGTGTTCATGTAAAGAGGGTTTAAATACTGAAAGTAAACAAATTATCTGAGGAAatacaaatgtagaaaaaaatccaaatgtaCCAGTTTTAATCTAAAGTACACTAGACTATCCAGCATTCAAGTAAACTTCAAATATCTTGAGAGGAGAGCTGTCAACACAAtgttaaaatgatttatttttattgtgccAAGAGGTGAAGGAAAAAGTAGCCAGCATTAAGATGTGTTGTCTGAGATGCATTTTGTCTAAGACAAAAACCTGAATAACGCCCGCCATCAACAACATCACGCCATTCATCTTCCAGAGCTCCGTGTCCAACTCAGGGTCGTGGGACGCTGGAGTCAGTCCGGCTGAATATAACCCTGAAAGCAGGATACATCCTGGAGAAGTCAGTCTTTACACCGACAGGGTTGTCACAACCACATGAATTAACCAAAATATTTGACACAACAGATGAATATGGGCCAAAAAATGACCGCCTAGCCTTTACACTCAGGTGGAGTTTATAGCTGGCTAAGAAAATGGGAATTCTCCCAAAAAGATATGAGAAAAGGGAAATAAGGAGTTTAACTGGCAAAACTGATCcaataaaacacattacagCTGTAAATGCAATAAAGGCAGTAAGCTATATGTTCCAGAAAATGGACCTGCAACTTATGGGTCTTTCCCTCCAACTTTCCACCAAGCAAAACACGACTGGAGCCCCGAGACTTATTCAACCTTCCAAGTGAAGACATAATCTTGTAGTTTATACtttgatgcatttatcaaacaaaatacaacaactTACTTTTTCTAAATATTGGAATCAATTCTCAGATCATACAATTCAACTAATGGAAAATAGACGTGGCTGAATCAGGTAAAGAGAAAAGCTAAAATTGGAACCATTCTAGAGGTTTGAGAAATTTTAATAGTTTAGTTCATCATATAATGTATCTTAAGTCATAAAGAGACGCATTTCTTTTTATCTCATTTTTATTGAAGCTGGAACCTGGACCAGTCGGACCAGTGTTGGAATGTCGGCTGTATTTTTTGATACGAGCGATCGAAACTGGagcgaaaaagaaaaagacgcAGCTTATCAATGACTAACAAGTGGCGAAGTTGACGAGGTCACGTATCTGCTTTCCAAAGGAGGAGGTAAACAAATTATCCTGTTATGTGTTGTCAATGACGATGCGTGTTGGGGCCGGAGGACCCAGTGGGAAATCACACCGAGTGATTAGAGATTCAGAGCCTGTTCCTGGGTTTGTGTATTGGCTGCCAGAGAGTGCTTCCCCCTTAACCAGGCCTGCGTCCAGCAAGCACTTATTTCAGACACAAATCAGTCAGTGGATGCAAAAGCAGCTGATAAGAATTCAACTAAAAAATACCTTTTAAACTTGAGCATGTTTTTCTACCGTTCAGAGATCAATAATTACGTGCCATGTAGTAATTTGCACTCCCAACATTAATTTCATATGAATCACATTGAAGGagataaacagaaaaagcaCAAACTCTGTACGGCAACGGACGGAGTGatttgtcagtttttcttcACATCGATCTCAGATGCTGAATAAATGTATGGACTCGTCTGCAAACCGGCAGTCGTCCTATCTTGCTGCTCACACGAGTCTATTCTTAACCTGCAACGATATTTGCCGTGCATTTACCATGATTGAACGtgtaaatgtgtaaaataatccaggaaaaaaaagaaatccccaATTTTAAGTCCATTCGAATAGATTGATTTAGCAGAAGGCATGGTTTGAATGCAAATCAATAtcctgagcaaaaaaaaaaaaaagagaaaaacagcctGAAGCTTCATACAGGCTTGAAGCATATTGCTACAGAATGTGAGATTCTTCATTCAAGGTAAAATTCTCAATTCTTGATGCTGGAGCAGACAAGAGGGTTGAACGCGTTACATTGCTCCCATGCTTTCAGAGGCAGGGTCAACGAGTGAAGAGAAGGACCCGACGGTCTTTGGCTTCAACTGAATCAAACTTGAGTTTTGCTTCTGAGAAGCATCATAATAAATCTATTGCATAAAAGATTTCTAAGGGATCACATAGTAGTGACTGGCAGGGGCAAATCTACCGAGTATTTGCACCCTTTGCAAACGCTTTAGTTTCTGATGTGTTCAGTACTCGATGGTCttagaagacaaaaaaaaagcatggcaAAGGACAGAAGGGCAAAAATATCCCACTTCAGAAAGCAAAGACCTATGTGATGTGTTTCACTGCCTTCTCGAATAAAAGTGGAGCAAGCAGAGCTTATCTACATcctcagataaaaacatcagaGCAGGATTTATAGTTCGTCTTGACATTTATTCAAACATTTCTATCTCATAAAACATGCAGCATACAACATAACTAACCACAACAGTAAGATCGCCACAGACTGATCAACTAGTAACTTTCAAAAAACAATGCTGTgctcattaaataaataaaactggtGATGACATTTTCAATTTATTGAACTTTCAACTTTTGATTACTTAAAAATGGAGTAGCTTAAACCGACAAGAATAATGGAGATACAAGAATATTTCAAGAACAAATACATTTAAGTGATTCAAATATTAACTTGTCATGCAATATATAACAaaactaattttaaaaaagaaaaaaacaatggaacTTCTAAATAAGACATTTTTCTAGTCATTTAACAGTGAAGTTGCTCTTTGCACCGTCTGGTTGGCTTGCACTTTTGCCATTGCCCCCTGTGAGTGAGAGTTTTCAAGCTGGGCTGTTCATTACCGGCCGCTCGGTCCTTGATCAGACGTTTGACAAGTGATTAATCAGGCAGGCGGCCTCGGCGGAGCAGCGGAAAGTTAATTTCCACACTTCTGCAAGGGAAGATGAATCTGAGACACGTGCAGACGGGCTAGCTGCTTTAGGCACACTTTCAGGGTGACCCCTGCCCCTCGCGTTTGTGAGGATAAgatccagtctgacacatcctCTCTCGTCCTCATCGTGCACGAGGATGCAGCGCAAATCCGAGCACCGACGGAGAGTCAAGTCGTGGAATCGGGGACGGCTGGGCTCGACGGTGGCGGACTCCACGACAGCGTCTTCTCTCACCAGACCAAAGTGTGTGTCCGTGAGTAAAAACTGTGCCAGACGTTCACTCTGGGCGCCGGAGTTGACGCACGCCGCCACGCTTGTGTAGAGTAAAAGCTGCACTCCTCCGAGACGAACTGCTGTCTTATCCATGTTGCAGTGAAGAAGATAAACCAGATCAGCAAGACTCTTCTGAAACTGACAGCAAACCCTCAAACcagcgtccagcagcaggtcaggtACACTAATCTGCCAatctaaagacattttcatcaggtttCCACTGAGCAGCGGGGACTGAGAGACCCTGCTGTTCCCGGGGCGGCTGACCTCCAGTATTGCCCTGCACAGCTCTTTGGTACAGCTCTGGCTGTACGTGTACACGCCCAGGATACTCTCCTCTGTAGTTCCCATCAAACGGACGCTCTGTCCGGCTAAGCCGATACGGATCTCCTTCAGGCGCAGCAGAGGGAGGCGATGGAACACCACCAAGCGTCCGGAGTCGGCGGTGAGAGTGTAAAGTCCAGCTTCCGTCAGAATCAGGAGGGCGGGCCGGGGCTCGGGCTGGCTGCGTTTGGCCGCATTTAACCAGTGGAGACCGACGATCTTCTGAGAGTTCAGCACCGCGGCCGAGATGACGGACGTCAAAGCGTCTGTCATGTCTGGCAGTGACAGAGTTTGGAGGTTTGAAAGCAGATCAGGAAACTCAATCAGCGTTTGAATACTGACTTCAACAGGAGTCGAGTCCTCTGAAGCCTGCTCTAAAGcctgctctgtgttttcagttgcaTGGGTGGACTCAATGTGTTTCATTGGCAGCAGCTCTGTCATATTTCTTTCCTGCTGCTTTAAATGAACATCATCTGTGTCCGGTTCTCCTGGGCACTGCAGATCACCGGGGCTGCCATTCATTTCCCAGATATCCTTTGGGGTTGGCTGCACATCACTAGGCAATTCTTCTACCCTGCTCAAGGCTTTTCTTGGTGTCACGGCTGGAAGTTGTGCTTTCTCAGATTTAATGCAGCTCTGAATCATGTGTGCTGCCTCCTTGGGCTGGAGGTGTTGAGTTATGTTCATCTGGATGTGCTGTATGAGCGGTAGGTCTTTCACCATGGAGAAAATGTGATTATCTCTCAGCAAAGAGAAGACAAAGCTCCCTCCAACCACAGAGAAGACCTGGCCGATCATCACTACAGGCAGAGCATTGCTTTTCAAGACCAGAGAGATAACCTGGCTGGACCAGCGGGACCCAGTGGGTCGCAAGCCGACTTCTGTGATTTGCTGTAGCGCAGTGGGAGCGCTCCAAATGAAACGTCCTGCATCTTGGACAACCAAAGAAACTCTGCTGAATAAAGAGCCCAGTCTTGAGTTTTTAACTGTGGCTGCTGCGGTTTGTGTTCCATCCACTCCTGGGATCCCCAGCTCTCCAGATTTATCCATCTCTCCACAGCTGAACCGGTCCTTGAAGGTGGTTTCTTTGGGTGTAGAGCACACCGCCTGTCTGCTGAGAGGGTTTCTGTCGAGCAGAGTTCGTGGGAGGACCGATGTGGATCTCGTGCTTCCACCACTCTGCAGGTGGGACATGCTGCCTAATGAGCTCCCACCAGAGTCAGGTCTCTCCTTGTAGCAGCCAGTCACGATAGCGTGGATCTCATTAGCATTCCCCCCTGACTCCACGCCACATCCATCACCCAGGCCCAGGACACTTGTCTGCTGGAGGCTGGCATCCCCTGACCCAAACTCCTCTCCCTTATAACTTGCAAAACCAGCCTCTGTCTGAGCTTGTGTCTGCAGCCGTGGCCCTGATTTATGACACGAgtctctctcctgctcctggCCATCCCTGGTGTTTACTCCACCCTGCAGACTGTCTCCATCCACCTCAACACCGGTGTGAGGGACAGGATGTCTTCCGGGTATGGCCTAGTTTACAGCGTGTGGGTGGACATGAggagaaacaagcagaaatatAACTTagagacataaaaaaaatatctatctcttgaaaattaaaatgtaagaCGATGCTCTTTATCAAATCATAGATAAGAATTTGAACACAAAATGGCAcgcataaaataaataaatatcttgacttttataaaacaaacatttcttaCATGTTCCTAAAAACTTTCACGTTATTTCCAACTACCACACCAAAGTGTGATGgagtttaaaacacacacaagcaaataaataaagcatCTCATGGCAAAAAAACTTTTGGTCCTGGCTAGAGATGAGCGAATTATTCACACTGGCAATGTTTTCAAAGAGAAATCAAATATGAGTTgcaagttggaaaaaaaaaaaaaccctgaacagTTTCACTATTAGTATTAATGATATTTTATCTTCCATCAAAGTCAGTGGAGTAGAATATTATTCCACGCTGAAATCCCACTGACTCGCAGAACCTTAATTTATTCAATCTCTATCAAGGCTGTGATTTGTTAAGacttcagaaataaatgaaaacatactGTGGTCGTGAACTCCTGCGTTGTGGTGGAGGTGAAACTGATGTGTGGCTCCTCGGCCTCAGCTGCGTCTGCAGCCAACATATTCATCTGGGTGAAAAGGCTGCtgtgaaaaagacaaatacaataaGTTTTGCATTCCATCAGAAAAACCAAATTGCATTTTGATAAGAGGAGCCGTGAGCTCATATAGTGCTGGTTATATACATGTGGCCAGGCTTTGCTGTTTTCCCAACAGCAGATTTAATTATTTGCTGTGATGTGACACTGGAGACATCAAACAGTTCGGAGGCAAAGACGAGACTGCCGTAACCCCCAACCCGCCTCCTCACAAAAACCATCCATTAGATTTGAAAAGCAAACAGCCCAAATGGCTGGATGAGATTAGAGCCAGTCTACTAGCTGTGAAATTAAATAGAATCTGCGCATGTTGATTCGAGGATTTACATACAATACTGAACACTCGAGAGGGGGGAGCAGAAACCAAATATACAGCCCGGGATGATTTCTGACAGTAAACAAGAGATTTAGCCGAGCTTTCCGTGTAGAGCCGTTTTGACAACGGGAGGGGGCAAGTCGGAGTACTAAAGCACTGACAATATCAACAAGAGGTGCACGGCGCAGGTCACAGGGACGACTAAGAGGTTTTCGCAGATCCTGAGGATCAACACAAAGGATGTCCGGCACTCTGATGTTTGCTCacatgaaaaatggaggaacgcCGATGTGAGATATTTTCCTCAGTTGCACAGCTTCACGCAGAAGTTCAGTGTTCTAGTTGTGGAGTAAAGGTATAAAACTGGTACAGTACTAAACAATGGATCCATTAACACCGCAGAGAACATAGTTCACCTCCTACTAGCTTACCTTTCTGCCCTCTCaatctcctcttcttctgcctgtTGATGTGAAACCCCACTGCTTTCCTTTGGAGGTCTTTTGATGTCCCCGTTGCATCTGTTCAAGCGTTCCGGAGTGTGCTTCCATCCCACCTCCCGCTGACTGAGCTCCTCTTCAAACCTCCTAGTCATTACGTTATACAGACAAAACCGCACACAAAGTCaagaaatgtgtcaaaaaacatcaaataagtGCCTCTTCTTTTCATAGGCACCACCTTAGCACATTCCCGTActgtattttcacttcattctTCGGATGTTTTACTAAATTCAAAACCAGATATTGTAAGGAGGCCCCTGGAATGTTGAAAGAAAAGTAAACCTTAAAGTGTTCAGAGTCTCATTGGGGGTGTGTGCAAGCTTGTTCCAGTCGCACTAAAGCTGGTGGCAAAAAGCATTAAGTGGCCCGGTAGCCCCTAATAGCAGCTTGTCAATGATCACAGGGGGCAAAGTGTAAAGTTACCACTTGGCCTTTCAGCCAGAGCTGGAAGATGTTCAGAGGGTTGTCAAACAAAGGGCTTTCAGAGCACGGGCGGCCATTAAAAGTTGCGGCGGTCAAACACCAGTTGGCCTGCTCCATCACTGGTCTCGGAGTGTCTACTCTCTGGCTGCTTTTCAAACCGGCTTCAGCGGCGTCTCGCTGATTTTCCTTTAATAAATGGACTGTCAGGAAGGACCCAGGTCACCTTtcacaaaaagttaaaaagtgtgTTTCCTAGACTGCTGAACTGAGAGAGAATATAAAAGCATAAGACCAAATAATGGACAAACAAACCTTGGACTTGTCTACCGAGTGTCTACCATAAGATTTTAGGGGAAAAGAAAGGCATAAGACTTTGTGCTTATTTATATTCGCTTCTGCTGAAAGTCAATCAATTTTAATCTTTATGTCTCTTTCAGCAGTCAAAGCGAGCCCGGTTTACAGTCCAGGAACATCTTTTCCGGCTATAAAATAGTGTCATTTTCAAGGTTCCCTCAAAAAGGTGTGAAAAATGCAGGAGGAGCTCGCAGGGAAATGACATGAATAAACGCTTCGCTTACAGGACCGTTTGAATTCCTAATGCAATGTTAATATTAGATCTCGGGGGCATGTTGCATCCCTCTTACCCTTGCAGATTATTACATGTCTTGGTAAGAAGCAAGGTTGTGAGGAAATCTGTATTCAGATGATAAAGATGTATCCCGCATCTGAGCTGAATCACAAATATGAGTAAATAAAGAACCGTTAAGTATCTCATACCCTGAGAACAGGTCAGACTTTTTGTTCAAGCTTTTACCCTTTTCCTCTCCTGCTTGTTAACTTTCAGAAAAGTCACTGATCTAACTCATATTGCCAATAATGGGCTGCGTGATTTTGTAGTGATGGAGCA encodes:
- the kif16bb gene encoding uncharacterized protein kif16bb, which codes for MSSVRVAVRVRPLNKREKKLSSQRIIQMNGNTVSIHKSSLAGGNEQNEKGKSFTYDFSYDSSDRQSPTFVSQERIFQDLGCDVLKAAFEGFNACVFAYGQTGSGKTHTMMGHEEDRGLIPRVCEGLYREMAQRSKTDVSFHTEVSYLEIYNERVQDLLKKKTLTEGGLLKVREHPKHGPYVENLSKHLVHSHSDMEELIVLGNAHRTTAATGMNDSSSRSHAIFTIMFTQAWLDAELPRETLSKIHLVDLAGSEKADATRTTGIRLKEGANINKSLVTLGSVISALADLGVGEQSTKKQQLFIPYRNSVLTWLLRDSLGGNAVTTMIATISPADLNYMETLSTLRYASRAKNIVNSPTVNEGGSAKVIRELQAEVKRLQQLLEERIQVFHEKSPPVKVKESLHQNESKGGALCLVNGSVVTDSCQLTQGAIIQLGRGTRLRFNHPAEASQLREKNQSGLLSATTRSRADLSTPTENQSRVELQNGRRFEEELSQREVGWKHTPERLNRCNGDIKRPPKESSGVSHQQAEEEEIERAESSLFTQMNMLAADAAEAEEPHISFTSTTTQEFTTTAIPGRHPVPHTGVEVDGDSLQGGVNTRDGQEQERDSCHKSGPRLQTQAQTEAGFASYKGEEFGSGDASLQQTSVLGLGDGCGVESGGNANEIHAIVTGCYKERPDSGGSSLGSMSHLQSGGSTRSTSVLPRTLLDRNPLSRQAVCSTPKETTFKDRFSCGEMDKSGELGIPGVDGTQTAAATVKNSRLGSLFSRVSLVVQDAGRFIWSAPTALQQITEVGLRPTGSRWSSQVISLVLKSNALPVVMIGQVFSVVGGSFVFSLLRDNHIFSMVKDLPLIQHIQMNITQHLQPKEAAHMIQSCIKSEKAQLPAVTPRKALSRVEELPSDVQPTPKDIWEMNGSPGDLQCPGEPDTDDVHLKQQERNMTELLPMKHIESTHATENTEQALEQASEDSTPVEVSIQTLIEFPDLLSNLQTLSLPDMTDALTSVISAAVLNSQKIVGLHWLNAAKRSQPEPRPALLILTEAGLYTLTADSGRLVVFHRLPLLRLKEIRIGLAGQSVRLMGTTEESILGVYTYSQSCTKELCRAILEVSRPGNSRVSQSPLLSGNLMKMSLDWQISVPDLLLDAGLRVCCQFQKSLADLVYLLHCNMDKTAVRLGGVQLLLYTSVAACVNSGAQSERLAQFLLTDTHFGLVREDAVVESATVEPSRPRFHDLTLRRCSDLRCILVHDEDERGCVRLDLILTNARGRGHPESVPKAASPSARVSDSSSLAEVWKLTFRCSAEAACLINHLSNV